The genomic DNA ATTTTGTCCGAACCTTTAGCAGCAATCAATATAATAATTCCGGGTCCATTGTTCTCTGGCCGATTGACGATGATGTGGTTTGAGACCCTTTAAAAGATTCTTTCTATCGAAGATAACATCAAGCCCCCaccaaaatagaaaaaaagaagagagaaagagatccCTCAAAGGGATCCTTATGCACCTTTGCAGGGCCTCCTCTTTATGCCCATTTGGTCGTCGTGGGGTGAACGAAGCTTCTGACTAGATTTTCCTCTGAAAGGCAATCATTGCTAACCTGAACTGAATTCCGaatcttgcttgcttgctagcCTGCCTGCCtacctgcctgcctgcctgcctgcctgcctggaAAGCTAAAATGACTTGAATGGAACTGTCTCGAGCTTTGTAGACATTTGGAAGAGGACTCTGACATTTTCTTGGCAATGCCAATGAACAACGTTGCATTTAAGAGGGATTCAAATGCCAATTTTATTACCACCAATGCCACATCCAAAGAGAATGGAGAATGGCCCATTTGGCGGCCTGCCTCCCGCCTTCGTGGACACACAATGGTTCCCGGACGCTTCCTTTCTTGCATAAGATTTATGTTACAAGTACTTAACACAAGTTTGGCCAATCGCTGGATATTGTTTTAGCAATTCTCGCAAACGGAAGCAATATTTTATTTGCTGATGCTTAACTGCCAATGAATAAAGGGCCATATTGTGTCATTGGCAGGCAATCTTGGAAGGTGTTATCTTGCCGATAAGCACTTCTCATATTTGCTACAACGGACAGGAAtgagcttgaaaaaaataagaaggCTTGGAGAAGCTTGACCTCAGCCTTCATGTGATTTGTTGCTTACACGAGGAAGGGCCTCCTCTATGGGTGGTCATGATTGCAGATATTTCTTCGAGTGCAATcttcaaacattgaaatggTGGCCCCAGTGCAAAAAAGAGCTCAAGTTGAAGCAAAAACGTGGTATTCCAACCACGCTCAAACGGaccaagtcaaagaaagaaaatcggTTTTGGACGGACTCCAATGCAAATTTGACGATATCCTTTAACTTGCCGTGACATTGATGCTCTGCTCCATCCAACTAAAGGCCTGACCAAAACGGAATGGATGACTTtcagtcaaaagaaatgaggaaaaaagagaTCTCGCCAGATTACATACCTGAGTTCAGAGGGCTTGAGAAAAGCGTATCAAGATTTCTCTGAGCCTACTTTGACATGTGAGAAGATGATCGTCAGTCTGCCATTCGGATTTGTATCTTGCGTTCATTGAGAGCCACAAACAGGAGTAGCCGTCTCTGTGTTCTACATTTGTCTACGtttcagagagagagatcttGAAACTCGAAGAATGTCTGACGAGTCTATCTTTCAAACTTGGCTAATTCAGTGCTTGCTTGCATCTCTTGGAGcgtttttatttcaaatgaaattggacatGATTGCAGATCTAAATCGGAGCCAAATTCCCACGCattaattgaaattttgggaaATGCGCCTCAAATGTGCTTTATCAAGGAGCACGAGGtagcaagaaagaaaataaaacaaatctGCCCTACCATAACAATCATGTTACACTTGCTCCAAACTTTTGGCCCTCTGTTCTCGTCTTCTCCTGCAGTCAAATTCTACCTGAAGGACAGTTGAACCGTTGGATGGTTCCTTATCTCGTTTGTGGTCTAACTTTGTGGCCTCAAGATTCGAGATAGGTCCATGAACCTGGTAGTCCATGCGTGAATGGGGAAACGAAATTCCTCAACCAACTgataaaaacttttttccacaTTCCTGTCCTGGAGCTCGACCGGTTCCTCCCTACATGGGGTGAGCAGAGCTGCTCCGGAACAGCTTCAAAGATCGACAGCAAAGCTATCTGAGTTCTGCTGGTATGGTTGGTAGCTGcatgtagtagtagtagtagtaatagaaAGAGCTATGTAAGAGTACCGTGTGTGCGTTCTATGGTAATGGCTCGAGTCCAAAGGGTACCTTGGATGGGCCACACATGTTTTTTACTCGTCTGATTGAAATGGAGTCGTAAGAATTTAGACGAGATAATGCTAATTGTTTTAgattcttctgactttcaaggcGATATAGCGGATATCTAATTGAATGGTATTAGACTATCCTAGTCTAACCAGTTCAGCTGATTCGAGTGACTGATTTGAGTGCCTTTCATTAACGCAACGTTCTTCAATCTTTTCAGGCCCGATCACAAGACGTGATACCAACGCAAAGGGAACCCGGCATCTTCCAATCACGGCAATATCAAAGCGAGAGCCTGAAATCTTCGCGAGAGACTTCGCCTTTCCCTCAAAGTGTCAAGATGACATGGGCCTGGGGGGTTTGATTGATCCCTGAAAATCCGTCGAAATCATGGTGGCGTGGGATCTGGGTCGATTATGGGTCCTTTGGGTCCCTATCCTATGTATTTGGGACTCTTTTGGGACCCAAACGGGAAGGTTGGCGTGGGCCCAAGACATCGTGAAGGAGTTTAGCGACGAATACGCCTGGAATAACAATGAGATCCCACAATTCAACAACCTCGTCATCGGCAAAGTGACTGGTCGGGTTTACATCGGGGCGGTGAATAAGCTGTATCAGCTCTCGCCTGATCTCGAACTGACCGTGTCAGCCATCACGGGGCCCAAGGAGGATTCCCCCGATTGCAGTGTCTTGCCCGATTGTCCGGCTTCAGTCCAGAAGAAGCTCACTAACAACGTCAACAAGGCCTTGGTCATTGATTATGCCGAATCGAGGCTCATCGAGTGCGGCTCTTTGTTTCAAGGGGTTTGCACCGTGCGGAGTCTGAGAAACATCTCGATCGTGGAAAAGAACGTGCGTGAGCCCGTCGTTGCCAACAATGCCACGGCTAGTACGGTGGCCTTTATCGCACCGGGACCGGATAACCCGCCTATCACTCAGGTGCTCTATGTGGGTGCGACTTTCACGGGAAGCGGACCCTATCGATCCGAAGTCCCGGCTGTGTCTTCACGAAGCCTCAATTCTGACACGTTGTTCGAGATTGCTCAAACGGCGGTGACGACTGGCACCCGTATTGCTGTGAATTCCTTGGCCCGTGAGCAATATCCCATCAACTACATATACGGATTTAGCTCTGAAGGGTTCTCGTACTTCCTCACTACCCAAATGAAACAATCGGATCCGAGTCCATTTCACTCCAAGTTGGTGCGTGTGTGTCATAGCGATAAAGACTACTACTCCTATACGGAGATTCCCATCGAGTGCATCAGTGACAACCCAATGAAAGACTACAATCTAGCCCAGGCCGCTTATGTGGGGAAACCAGGCTCGGATTTGGCTGCTAACCTGGGAATCACTGCCCAAGATGATGTACTTTTTGCCGTGTTTTCGGAGGGTGACTCAGCCGAGGGAGATGTGACTTCCAAACCCAGCAAGAACAGCGCCCTTTGTGTCTACTCCCTGAAATCTATTCGCCGAAAATTTATGCATAACATTCAACGATGTTTCACGGGAACTGGATCCAGGGGTTTGGGCTACATCTCACCCAGTCTGCCGTGTATCAACACCAAACTCACCCAAATCCGGGAAGATTTTTGCGGTCTGGACGTCAACACGCCTTTGGGAGGAGAATTGCCCGTGTTCGCGAAGCCAGTGTTGACTTTTGACTCCCTTTTGACGGGCGTGACTGCCACGAGTACGGGTGTTTATACAGTAGCCTTCCTTGGGACTGGAGATGGATACATGAAGAAAGTGGTGGTTGAATCGGCTTCGGCTGGCGTGGAGTATGCGAATATTCCTATTAGTCTGGGTCATGGCATCAATTCGGACATTCTCTTTGATCTCAAGCAAAACCATGTCTACATCATGTCAGATAAGAAGCTGTCTAAGGTTCAAGTCCAAGATTGCTCCGTGTACAAGTCTTGCGGAGACTGTTTAGGTTCCAAGGATCCTTACTGCGGCTGGTGTTCTTTGGAGAACAAATGCAGTTTGAGAGGCGATTGTAAAGATGCGGCTATGGACCCATTGTATTGGATTTCGTACAAATCGGGCCGATGCACCACCATCGCCTCGGTCCACCCGGTCGAGATCCAAAGAACCACTGCCCGAACCTTGACTTTGGTGATTGATAACCTTCCATCTCTAGACGGTAAATTTTTGTGCGTGTTTGAGGCCAATGGCAAAACCCTGACCACCAATGCTAACCGCACTGCCACCGGGGCGAGTTGTACCACTCCTCGAAATGATCTCTTGCCTTTGATCCCAGCTGGGCAACATCATTTTACATCCGTGTTATCCGTGAAATTGGCCGAAGGAACCGACTTTGTGTCTACGAACTTTACCTTCTTCGATTGCAATACATTTTCCTCATGTACATCTTGCGTGTCCTCATACTTTCCATGTGATTGGTGTGTGGATGGCCATCGATGCACTCATGACGTGGGCGAGAACTGTAGGAACGACGTTTTGATTACTGGAATCAAGCGTGTTGGAACAAGTCTCCGGTCCGGTCCCAATTTCTGTCCACGAGTCAATTCGACGTCTGGTGGAAGCTCGGAGATTCTGGTTCCCTCGGGCATCAAGAAAGCCATTCAAGTCAAAGTGGACAATATCGTTACCTTTCTCTTGCAAAATCGTTTTGTTTGTCAATTCAACATTGAAGGGCGTGTCACCAGCGTCAACGCCCAACTTCTGGGCGATTTAATCTATTGTGACAAGATGGAGTTTGCCTACACCTCACGGGCCCCAAATATAAGTGCCACATTTGCCGTGATTTGGGACGGATCCAAACCATTGGACAATCCCGATCAGATTCACGTTTTGATCTATCGGTGCAAGGAGATGGCTGACAATTGTGGTAAATGTTTGTCCCTGGACGAGAAGTTCGAATGTGGCTGGTGTCAAAGCTCGGAGAAATGCGAGGTCAAGGAGAAATGTGGGGATCAGGCCAAATCATGGCTTAATCGCGATCAGACCTGTCCCAATCCCAGGATCCTTTCCTTTGAGCCCACTTTGGGACCTTGGGAAGGTGGAACCAACATCACCATTCGGGGCATCAATTTGGGCAAGGAATTCCGAGACATTTATGGAGGGATCACCGTGGCGGGCATTCAATGTGACCCATACGAGTTCCTTTATGTGCGAACAGAGGAGATTGTGTGTAAAGTCGATGGGCCTGGTACAAGAGAACCTCGCAGTGGACCAGTTATTGTGAAGGTGGCAGACTTTCGAGGCGAGTCGAAACAAAACTACGAATTCATCCATCCCGAAATCAAGGCCATTCGTCCCAGACGTGGACCCATGTCTGGTGGAACTCGCATTAAGATCCTTGGAGACTACATGAATGCTGGAAGCCATATCGAGGCCTTCATTGGAGACGCACCGTGCACAATTGTGGAGACACGAACGGATAAGGCCATCTGTATAACTGGTCCTTCAGACGCTCTCACCAAAGCTGAAGTGAGAATGGTCTTCGATAAGGGCACTCGAGTTCTGTCTGGTAGGCGATTCGAGTACGTGGAAGATCCAAAGATTGACTATGCAGATTCAGGGAACTCGGGCGTGAGGAAAATTCCAAAAGGAATCCCCTCCGGTGGGATCAACATCACCGTGGTTGGTGCTAATTTCAATTATATTCAGGATCCCAAAATGTACGTGATCTTCCAAGACCAACGCCATGAAGGGCCCTGCATGGTCGTGGATAACCGAAAGATGCATTGCAAATCCCCCAAGATTGAGGCTCCCATCGCTTGGAGAAGTATCGATAATCCTGAACCGTTGAAACTGGATTTCGGCTTCATTATGGATTCAGTCTCCAGGGTTCAGAACCTGTCCAAGGTACTCAATTCCCATGTGCTCATCTACCCGGATCCGGAGTTCAATGAATTCGATGAAGACGATGGAATCAAGTACTATAAGAGCGATTATTTGACTCTGAATGGCAAGAACCTGAACCGAGCTAGCCGTGAGACCGACATGAAGGTCAGGATTGGTTCGAAATTCTGCAATGTTACCAGTCTCTCCTTGAATCAACTGACTTGTAAGCCACCCGAGGAACAACctccagcttggatcaacaACCAGGAAAGTTATGATGAGCTTCCAGAAGTGATTGTGTCCATTGGAGACAACCTCAAGTACAACATTGGAAAACTCAGCTACAGTCTTGGAGGTGAAGGCCAGCTGCCCAAAACCGTGTTGATAGGCGTGGCTTTGGGTGCGGCGTTGTTACTTTTGGTAGTCATTGGTATCCTGATCCTATATCGTAGAAAATCCACAGAGAGCTCGCGTGTGCTCAAGAACATGCAAGAACAAATGGATGTGCTCGAATTGCGTGTGGCGGCTGAGTGCAAAGAGGCATTCACTGAACTTCAAACCGAGATCACGGAATTGGGAATTGAGCTTCAACACGGTGGAATCCCATTCCTCGATTATCGAACCTATTGCGTCAAGATTTTGTTCCCATCAGTTCAAGATCATTCTGTTCTTCAATGGGACCGACCAGAACTTCAGAGGAGGGAGAAGGGTCTGCGCATGTTCGGCCAGCTCATCATGAATAAGACCTTCTTAGTGCTGTTTATCCGAACCCTGGAAAGCAACCGATACTTCTCAATGCGGGACAGAGTCAACGTGGCCTCTCTTATCATGGTCACGCTCCAATCCAGAATGGAGTATTGTACGGACATCCTGAAGACCCTACTAGGTGATCTCATTGACCGCTGCATGGATGGCAAGTCCCATCCCAAGCTGCTTCTCCGTCGTACAGAATCTGTGGCTGAGAAGATGCTCTCCTCGTGGTTCACGTTCTTGCTGTACAAATTCCTACACGAATGTGCGGGTGAGCCCCTGTACATGCTCTATTGTGCCATCAAACATCAAGTGGACAAGGGTCCCGTGGACGCCATCTCTCACGAGGCTCGATATTCGCTGAGTGAAGAGAAACTCATCCGACAACAGATTGAGTACCGtcaaatgaatgtgtttgtttCCATGTCCCCCCAAACGATCTACATGTCGGGTCTGGATCCCCAAGGCGACAACATGGACATCCCAGTCCGCGTTTTGGATTGCGACTCCATCTCTCAAGTAAAAGATAAGTCTCTGGACACCGTGTATCGAGCCTTCCCTTACAGTCAGCGCCCCAAGAAGGAGGACCTGGATCTGGAATGGCGCACGGGCACTTCAGGTCGCCTCATTCTGTATGACGAAGATAGCACAACCAAGACCGAAGGCGATTGGAAGCGCATCAACAACCTCAACCACTACCGAGTGCCAGATGGTGCTCTCCTCACTCTAGTCCCGAAGCAATCCAGTATGTACAACATATCCACCATGTCAGACAAGTCGGACCGACACCTGTACCACAAGTACGAGACCCTGAACCTCTCGAAGATGGGGGCCAATCACTCGCCTCCCATGAGTCGGGCCACGTCACC from Tigriopus californicus strain San Diego chromosome 1, Tcal_SD_v2.1, whole genome shotgun sequence includes the following:
- the LOC131877012 gene encoding plexin A3-like; the protein is MVAWDLGRLWVLWVPILCIWDSFGTQTGRLAWAQDIVKEFSDEYAWNNNEIPQFNNLVIGKVTGRVYIGAVNKLYQLSPDLELTVSAITGPKEDSPDCSVLPDCPASVQKKLTNNVNKALVIDYAESRLIECGSLFQGVCTVRSLRNISIVEKNVREPVVANNATASTVAFIAPGPDNPPITQVLYVGATFTGSGPYRSEVPAVSSRSLNSDTLFEIAQTAVTTGTRIAVNSLAREQYPINYIYGFSSEGFSYFLTTQMKQSDPSPFHSKLVRVCHSDKDYYSYTEIPIECISDNPMKDYNLAQAAYVGKPGSDLAANLGITAQDDVLFAVFSEGDSAEGDVTSKPSKNSALCVYSLKSIRRKFMHNIQRCFTGTGSRGLGYISPSLPCINTKLTQIREDFCGLDVNTPLGGELPVFAKPVLTFDSLLTGVTATSTGVYTVAFLGTGDGYMKKVVVESASAGVEYANIPISLGHGINSDILFDLKQNHVYIMSDKKLSKVQVQDCSVYKSCGDCLGSKDPYCGWCSLENKCSLRGDCKDAAMDPLYWISYKSGRCTTIASVHPVEIQRTTARTLTLVIDNLPSLDGKFLCVFEANGKTLTTNANRTATGASCTTPRNDLLPLIPAGQHHFTSVLSVKLAEGTDFVSTNFTFFDCNTFSSCTSCVSSYFPCDWCVDGHRCTHDVGENCRNDVLITGIKRVGTSLRSGPNFCPRVNSTSGGSSEILVPSGIKKAIQVKVDNIVTFLLQNRFVCQFNIEGRVTSVNAQLLGDLIYCDKMEFAYTSRAPNISATFAVIWDGSKPLDNPDQIHVLIYRCKEMADNCGKCLSLDEKFECGWCQSSEKCEVKEKCGDQAKSWLNRDQTCPNPRILSFEPTLGPWEGGTNITIRGINLGKEFRDIYGGITVAGIQCDPYEFLYVRTEEIVCKVDGPGTREPRSGPVIVKVADFRGESKQNYEFIHPEIKAIRPRRGPMSGGTRIKILGDYMNAGSHIEAFIGDAPCTIVETRTDKAICITGPSDALTKAEVRMVFDKGTRVLSGRRFEYVEDPKIDYADSGNSGVRKIPKGIPSGGINITVVGANFNYIQDPKMYVIFQDQRHEGPCMVVDNRKMHCKSPKIEAPIAWRSIDNPEPLKLDFGFIMDSVSRVQNLSKVLNSHVLIYPDPEFNEFDEDDGIKYYKSDYLTLNGKNLNRASRETDMKVRIGSKFCNVTSLSLNQLTCKPPEEQPPAWINNQESYDELPEVIVSIGDNLKYNIGKLSYSLGGEGQLPKTVLIGVALGAALLLLVVIGILILYRRKSTESSRVLKNMQEQMDVLELRVAAECKEAFTELQTEITELGIELQHGGIPFLDYRTYCVKILFPSVQDHSVLQWDRPELQRREKGLRMFGQLIMNKTFLVLFIRTLESNRYFSMRDRVNVASLIMVTLQSRMEYCTDILKTLLGDLIDRCMDGKSHPKLLLRRTESVAEKMLSSWFTFLLYKFLHECAGEPLYMLYCAIKHQVDKGPVDAISHEARYSLSEEKLIRQQIEYRQMNVFVSMSPQTIYMSGLDPQGDNMDIPVRVLDCDSISQVKDKSLDTVYRAFPYSQRPKKEDLDLEWRTGTSGRLILYDEDSTTKTEGDWKRINNLNHYRVPDGALLTLVPKQSSMYNISTMSDKSDRHLYHKYETLNLSKMGANHSPPMSRATSPLNHEYDNGLKVWHLVRHEWDNDKDGERHNKMVSEIYLTRLLATKGTLQKFVDDLFETIFSTAHRGSALPLAIKYLFDFLDDQALQHGITDDEVVHTWKSNSLPLRFWVNLIKNPDFVFDIGKSNIVDSCLSVTAQTFMDACSTSEHILGKDSPSSKLLYAKDIPVYKDWVDRYYSDIKNMPVISDQDMNAMLAEESRLHANEFNLNSALHELYQYAVKYNEQLIQTLEDDEFSCKQRLAYKLEQVHNVMQSSE